From Actinomycetota bacterium, a single genomic window includes:
- a CDS encoding ABC transporter ATP-binding protein, whose amino-acid sequence MTTPVASPALLGGRPVDPGAPLLEVTDLHVEFRLQDGVVNAVNGLSYRLEAGRTLAILGESGSGKSVSAQAVMGIIDTPPGHVTGGSVRFRGVDLFDLPESERRAVRGNRIAIIFQDALSALNPVFTVGWQIGELFRRHRDLSKSQAREKAIELMDRVHIPSARERVDSYPHEFSGGMRQRVMIAMGLALDPDVLIADEPTTALDVTVQAQIMELLAELQQDTGMGLILITHDLGVVAEVADEVVVMYAGRHVETGEIHAVYGKPAHPYTLGLMNSIPRTDRKGYALEPIEGSPPDLMHIPRGCPFHPRCPFVRQHCIDEEPPLYEVAGTERRSACHYWQEVIGV is encoded by the coding sequence ATGACGACACCGGTGGCCTCCCCCGCCCTGCTCGGTGGTCGTCCCGTCGATCCGGGCGCCCCGCTGCTCGAGGTCACCGACCTGCACGTCGAGTTCCGCCTGCAGGACGGCGTGGTCAACGCGGTGAACGGTCTGAGCTACCGGCTCGAGGCCGGCAGGACCCTCGCCATCCTGGGCGAGTCCGGATCCGGCAAGAGCGTGAGCGCGCAGGCGGTCATGGGCATCATCGACACCCCTCCCGGGCACGTCACCGGGGGGTCGGTGCGCTTCCGCGGCGTCGACCTGTTCGACCTACCCGAGTCGGAGCGTCGCGCGGTCCGCGGCAACCGCATCGCGATCATCTTCCAGGATGCGCTGTCGGCGCTGAACCCCGTCTTCACCGTGGGGTGGCAGATCGGCGAGCTGTTCCGACGCCACCGTGACCTGTCGAAGTCGCAAGCGCGCGAGAAGGCGATCGAGCTGATGGATCGCGTGCACATCCCGTCGGCACGCGAACGGGTTGACTCCTACCCCCACGAGTTCTCGGGTGGGATGCGCCAGCGGGTGATGATCGCGATGGGGCTGGCGCTCGATCCCGACGTGCTCATCGCGGACGAGCCCACGACCGCACTCGACGTCACGGTCCAGGCCCAGATCATGGAACTGCTCGCGGAGCTGCAACAGGACACGGGCATGGGCCTGATCCTGATCACCCACGACCTGGGGGTGGTCGCGGAGGTCGCCGACGAGGTGGTGGTGATGTACGCCGGCCGACACGTGGAGACCGGCGAGATCCACGCGGTCTACGGCAAGCCCGCCCACCCGTACACGCTCGGCCTCATGAACTCCATCCCGCGGACGGATCGCAAGGGCTACGCGCTCGAGCCGATCGAGGGATCACCTCCCGACCTGATGCACATCCCGCGCGGCTGCCCCTTCCACCCGCGCTGCCCGTTCGTGCGCCAGCACTGCATCGACGAGGAGCCACCCCTGTACGAGGTGGCCGGCACCGAGCGCCGCAGCGCTTGCCACTACTGGCAGGAGGTCATCGGTGTCTGA
- a CDS encoding dipeptide ABC transporter ATP-binding protein, producing the protein MGTSTWTEAQPLLQVVDLVKYFPIRKGILLKRQVGEVKAVDGVSFDLFKGETLGLVGESGCGKSTVARTLLRLHEPTSGSAFYRGSDVFTLDAGALRALRREIQIIFQDPYSSLNPRMTVGDIISEAWRIHRGVVPKSEWRKRTHELLERVGLNPDHINRYPHQFSGGQRQRIGVARALALEPSVIICDEPVSALDVSVQAQVVNLLEEIQADFGLSFIFIAHDLSVVRHISDRVAVMYLGKLVEVGTEAEIYEGPTMPYTQALLSAVPIPDPSIEERKDRIILEGDLPSPADPPSGCNFRTRCWKADDLCAREEPELIDRFNHGHPSACHYAEVRKVVPVD; encoded by the coding sequence CTGGGGACCAGCACGTGGACCGAGGCTCAGCCGCTCCTGCAGGTCGTCGACCTGGTCAAGTACTTCCCGATCCGGAAGGGGATCCTGCTGAAGCGTCAGGTCGGCGAGGTCAAGGCCGTCGACGGGGTGTCGTTCGACCTGTTCAAAGGCGAGACGCTCGGGCTGGTGGGCGAGTCGGGGTGTGGCAAGTCCACGGTGGCGCGGACGCTGCTGCGGCTGCACGAACCGACCTCGGGCTCGGCCTTCTACCGCGGGAGCGACGTGTTCACGCTCGATGCGGGGGCACTCCGGGCGCTCCGTCGTGAGATCCAGATCATCTTCCAGGATCCCTACTCGTCGTTGAACCCCCGCATGACCGTCGGCGACATCATCTCGGAGGCGTGGCGGATCCACCGCGGGGTGGTCCCGAAGAGCGAGTGGCGCAAGCGCACCCACGAGCTCCTCGAGCGCGTCGGTCTCAACCCCGACCACATCAACCGCTACCCGCACCAGTTCTCGGGCGGCCAGCGTCAACGCATCGGGGTCGCTCGGGCCCTGGCGCTCGAACCCTCCGTGATCATCTGCGACGAGCCCGTCTCGGCCCTCGACGTGTCGGTGCAGGCGCAGGTCGTGAACCTGCTCGAGGAGATCCAGGCCGATTTCGGGCTGTCCTTCATCTTCATCGCCCACGACCTGTCGGTGGTGCGGCACATCTCGGACCGGGTGGCGGTGATGTACCTCGGCAAGCTCGTCGAGGTTGGGACCGAGGCGGAGATCTACGAGGGTCCCACCATGCCCTACACCCAGGCGCTGCTGTCGGCGGTCCCGATCCCCGACCCGTCTATCGAGGAACGCAAGGATCGCATCATCCTCGAGGGGGACCTGCCCAGTCCCGCCGACCCTCCCTCCGGCTGCAACTTCCGGACCCGCTGCTGGAAGGCGGACGACCTCTGCGCACGCGAGGAGCCCGAACTCATCGACCGCTTCAACCACGGACACCCCAGTGCCTGCCACTACGCGGAGGTCCGCAAGGTCGTCCCGGTCGACTGA
- a CDS encoding GMC family oxidoreductase N-terminal domain-containing protein, which translates to MIVIGCGGGGPVVAKELAARGLDVLVLEAGPRHADPEDEWTHFENDANNILTGFFRWGPTDRSKPAWFRETPQNSVVWQLSGVGGTTQHYYGNSPRAMPGAFVGYSGADAAAYDTAHPFPFTYEELVPYYEWVEATLPVQTAAMGTKEELFLTGAEAMGLPYNASKNVTRDSFRPQENAILQPGGNAGLSTDAGALEYPEATGCTFCGYCFQGCYQPIKAPRNLKAKRSTDNSYVPMMLTADCWAPEGQAAELITDAFVTQIATVDEGGATVARAVTWRVGATGETQTEEATVIVMAGGCTENPRLWLNSELPNPNDWVGRGYTDHYFDWVIGEFDTYTGSSKGVGSSARADFPGLGGLENVGLPPALQGFSNGFSDGGFAGYYTNGYTPPSDADTFGRLAGVPFAELTSRIDQLLNVLVITDDDVEAQNRVTLSSSYGPDEHGPVPKVTFRHRERSQRTRQNRATLTQKAVDLLRAAGAERVHHINWPPLILHVQSTMRMGLDEADSVLTPDGEARFVKRLFIADNSALANGIGGPNPTMTMQAVATRTAERIFRMYFDGDAWVGNEAPVASIDDHVTQAVLEGRCDDLEPSSPSPPPVDRAPAPLPTTGSGSLPLLAGAAALAAREVIRLRTRNERD; encoded by the coding sequence GTGATCGTCATCGGCTGCGGCGGCGGGGGACCGGTCGTCGCCAAGGAGCTGGCCGCCCGGGGTCTCGACGTGCTCGTCCTCGAAGCGGGTCCGAGGCACGCCGATCCCGAGGACGAGTGGACGCACTTCGAGAACGACGCCAACAACATCCTCACCGGGTTCTTCCGGTGGGGACCCACCGACCGCAGCAAGCCCGCTTGGTTCCGCGAGACCCCCCAGAACTCGGTCGTGTGGCAGCTGTCGGGCGTCGGCGGCACGACCCAGCACTACTACGGCAACTCGCCCCGAGCGATGCCCGGCGCTTTCGTGGGCTACAGCGGCGCCGATGCCGCCGCCTACGACACCGCCCATCCGTTCCCCTTCACGTACGAGGAACTGGTGCCGTACTACGAGTGGGTCGAAGCAACGCTGCCGGTCCAGACCGCGGCGATGGGTACCAAGGAGGAGCTGTTCCTGACCGGTGCCGAGGCGATGGGCCTGCCCTACAACGCCTCGAAGAACGTGACCCGCGACAGCTTCCGGCCCCAGGAGAACGCGATCCTGCAGCCCGGCGGCAACGCGGGGCTCAGCACCGACGCGGGGGCGCTGGAGTACCCGGAGGCGACCGGTTGCACCTTCTGCGGCTACTGCTTCCAGGGCTGCTACCAGCCGATCAAGGCGCCCCGCAACCTCAAGGCGAAGCGCTCCACCGACAACAGCTACGTCCCGATGATGCTCACGGCTGACTGCTGGGCCCCGGAGGGACAGGCAGCGGAGCTGATCACGGACGCCTTCGTGACCCAGATAGCGACGGTCGACGAGGGCGGGGCGACGGTCGCCCGTGCGGTCACCTGGCGGGTGGGCGCGACCGGCGAGACCCAGACCGAGGAGGCCACGGTCATCGTCATGGCCGGCGGCTGCACCGAGAACCCCCGGCTGTGGCTCAACTCGGAGCTACCCAACCCCAACGACTGGGTGGGACGGGGCTACACCGACCACTACTTCGACTGGGTCATCGGGGAGTTCGACACCTACACGGGCTCGTCGAAGGGCGTCGGCTCGTCCGCCCGCGCCGACTTCCCCGGGCTCGGCGGACTCGAGAACGTGGGGCTCCCGCCCGCCCTCCAGGGGTTCAGCAACGGTTTCTCGGATGGCGGCTTCGCCGGCTACTACACCAACGGCTACACACCGCCGTCCGACGCTGACACGTTCGGGCGGCTCGCCGGCGTCCCGTTCGCGGAACTCACCTCGAGGATCGACCAGCTCCTGAACGTGCTGGTCATCACCGACGACGACGTGGAGGCGCAGAACCGGGTGACGTTGTCGAGCAGCTACGGTCCGGACGAGCACGGCCCCGTCCCCAAGGTGACGTTCCGACACCGCGAGCGTTCCCAGCGGACGCGCCAGAACCGCGCGACGCTGACCCAGAAGGCGGTCGATCTGCTCCGGGCGGCCGGGGCGGAACGGGTCCACCACATCAACTGGCCGCCGCTCATCCTGCACGTGCAGTCCACGATGCGGATGGGGCTGGACGAGGCGGATTCGGTGTTGACGCCCGATGGCGAGGCGCGCTTCGTGAAGCGGCTGTTCATCGCGGACAACTCCGCCCTCGCGAACGGCATCGGCGGACCGAACCCCACCATGACGATGCAGGCCGTCGCGACGCGCACGGCGGAGCGCATCTTCCGGATGTACTTCGACGGCGACGCCTGGGTCGGCAACGAGGCACCCGTCGCGAGCATCGACGACCACGTCACGCAGGCCGTCCTCGAGGGCCGTTGCGACGACCTCGAACCGTCCTCGCCGTCGCCTCCTCCCGTCGATCGTGCTCCGGCGCCGCTGCCGACGACGGGGAGCGGGTCCCTGCCACTTCTCGCCGGAGCCGCAGCACTTGCGGCACGCGAGGTCATCCGGCTCCGGACGCGGAACGAGCGCGACTGA
- the tpiA gene encoding triose-phosphate isomerase, giving the protein MADRRPIIAGNWKMHKDHLEAIQLVQKLAYHLDERDYEGQDVVVCPPFPALRSVQTLIDSDHLPLSVGAQNCHWEDEGAYTGEVSAGMLARLDVDLVICGHSERRALFGETDAVVNRKVNAVLGHGLVPILCVGERLEQRQAGQAAAVVVGQLEGSLHGVEIAAPEALVVAYEPVWAIGTGETATPDDAQEMCATIRTWLAQRYSDGLAAGIRVQYGGSVKPGNVRELMAQPDVDGALVGGASLDADDFALIVGHRR; this is encoded by the coding sequence GTGGCCGATCGGCGGCCGATCATCGCCGGCAACTGGAAGATGCACAAGGACCACCTCGAGGCGATCCAACTGGTCCAGAAGCTGGCGTACCACCTCGACGAACGCGATTACGAGGGGCAGGACGTCGTGGTGTGCCCTCCGTTCCCGGCGCTGAGGTCGGTGCAGACCTTGATCGACTCCGACCACCTGCCGCTCTCGGTCGGGGCGCAGAACTGCCACTGGGAGGACGAGGGCGCCTACACGGGCGAGGTCTCCGCCGGGATGCTCGCCAGGCTCGACGTCGATCTCGTCATCTGTGGGCACTCCGAACGTCGGGCGTTGTTCGGCGAGACCGACGCGGTGGTCAACCGCAAGGTGAACGCCGTCCTGGGTCACGGGCTGGTGCCGATCCTGTGCGTTGGGGAGCGCCTCGAGCAGCGTCAGGCAGGTCAGGCCGCGGCCGTCGTCGTCGGACAACTCGAGGGCTCGCTGCACGGAGTCGAGATCGCCGCCCCGGAGGCGCTGGTCGTCGCGTACGAGCCGGTGTGGGCCATCGGGACGGGAGAGACCGCGACACCCGATGATGCCCAGGAGATGTGCGCGACGATCCGGACCTGGCTCGCCCAGCGCTACAGCGACGGTCTCGCGGCCGGGATCCGCGTGCAGTACGGGGGCAGCGTCAAGCCCGGCAACGTCCGCGAACTGATGGCGCAGCCCGACGTCGACGGGGCGTTGGTGGGGGGCGCCAGCCTCGATGCCGACGACTTCGCGCTGATCGTGGGACACCGGCGCTGA
- a CDS encoding BlaI/MecI/CopY family transcriptional regulator: MARRNDPLESLLGPLETEVMDVVWRLGDATVRDVHDELARSRDIAYTTVMTTMTRLAAKGFLRRDTSGLAHRYGPAVTRESYARSTVARVFGWLVDRYPEPAAAYLADVVDGLDEVTMEELRSAVERRREEER; this comes from the coding sequence GTGGCCAGACGGAACGATCCCCTCGAATCCCTGCTCGGCCCGCTCGAGACCGAGGTGATGGATGTCGTGTGGCGGCTCGGCGATGCCACCGTCCGCGACGTCCACGACGAGCTCGCGCGCAGCCGTGACATCGCCTACACGACCGTCATGACGACCATGACCCGGCTCGCAGCGAAGGGTTTCCTCCGACGCGACACCAGCGGCTTGGCACACCGGTACGGCCCGGCCGTGACCCGCGAGAGCTACGCACGCTCGACCGTGGCTCGGGTCTTCGGCTGGCTGGTTGACCGCTACCCCGAGCCCGCTGCCGCCTACCTCGCGGATGTCGTGGACGGCTTGGACGAGGTCACGATGGAGGAGCTCCGCTCCGCCGTCGAGCGTCGCCGCGAAGAGGAGCGCTGA